A genomic region of Ornithodoros turicata isolate Travis unplaced genomic scaffold, ASM3712646v1 ctg00000950.1, whole genome shotgun sequence contains the following coding sequences:
- the LOC135375874 gene encoding uncharacterized protein LOC135375874: MTVPRLCTGFYVDDLVVGCTSEPDALQVYGDTIDILQEAGMDIRKWTSNSSALRERFLSDEVSYDNASDGNATIKLLGLLWDRDTDSLTFSVKRALTLSASHPPTKRTVLKTFSLIYDPLGYLAPFIVTVKLLFQNLWRKSLPWDAEFATEDLVVWEKWKAELSGIDALHLSRSVFPQSKALLDVHCFADASPKAYGTTVYVRSRPNNGTTSTRLLLARARLAPLKELSLPRLELLACLLSTRLYRHISTVEALKVAPIHFWTDSSIALQWIQCDTNTRPSFVKSMVAKMSSRPEQWRHCNGRDNPADLVTRGISARCLQNSPLWWSGPPWLSAGDIGPPTIPDPNVNDTCTTVSAAPEAPDTEVVVHPVSATQNWMDLSACARDVLDFATQHRIAWRFIVERAPWWGGWWERLIRTVKEALRRCLGRKRLTFEQLTTTLCEVEAIVNSRPLTHIGADPGELEPLTPSHFLLGKRAVALPDEFAADASRQNDLRLSFRVIHQARKQFWKRWTREYLLQLRSAHATSSPAVSGTQLREGDVVQVQEDHLRPSFWKLARVSSVIRGRDGVVRACSLRLANGSSIVRPVQRLCRLEVDAPQVPARDDVA, from the exons ATGACTGTTCCACGGCTTTGTACAGGGTTCTACGTCGACGATTTGGTTGTGGGATGCACGTCAGAACCCGACGCCCTTCAAGTGTATGGCGACACCATTGACATACTCCAGGAAGCCGGTATGGATATACGGAAATGGACTTCAAATTCATCCGCACTTCGCGAGCGGTTTCTGTCGGACGAGGTTTCCTACGACAACGCATCCGATGGCAACGCAACGATCAAGTTGCTGGGCTTGTTGTGGGACCGGGACACAGATAGTCTCACCTTTTCGGTCAAACGAGCACTCACGTTGTCTGCGTCCCATCCTCCTACGAAACGTACGGTGCTCAAGACATTCTCCCTCATCTATGACCCGCTCGGCTATCTCGCACCCTTCATCGTAACCGTCAAGCTCCTGTTTCAAAATTTATGGCGCAAGTCGTTGCCATGGGACGCTGAGTTTGCAACGGAAGATCTTGTGGTCTGGGAGAAATGGAAGGCTGAACTGTCAGGCATCGATGCGTTGCACCTGTCGCGTAGCGTCTTTCCGCAGAGCAAGGCCCTGCTTGATGTGCATTGCTTCGCCGACGCTAGTCCCAAGGCCTACGGCACAACAGTATACGTTCGCAGCCGCCCCAATAACGGCACGACTTCTACGCGGTTGCTTTTAGCGAGAGCCCGTCTAGCTCCATTGAAAGAACTCTCGTTGCCGCGTCTCGAACTGCTGGCATGCCTGCTGTCCACGCGTCTTTATCGCCATATCTCGACGGTAGAAGCCTTAAAGGTTGCCCCCATTCACTTCTGGACGGATTCAAGCATCGCGCTCCAATGGATTCAGTGCGACACGAACACTCGCCCCTCCTTTGTCAAGTCGATGGTGGCAAAAATGTCTTCACGACCGGAACAATGGCGGCACTGCAACGGACGCGACAACCCCGCAGACCTAGTGACCCGCGGCATCTCCGCCAGGTGCCTACAGAACAGCCCGCTGTGGTGGAGTGGTCCTCCCTGGCTGTCCGCGGGCGATATCGGCCCTCCTACAATTCCAGACCCAAATGTCAACGACACCTGCACGACGGTGAGCGCTGCACCGGAAGCTCCCGATACCGAAGTGGTCGTTCATCCAGTGTCGGCCACGCAGAACTGGATGGACCTCTCAGCTTG CGCAAGAGATGTACTAGACTTTGCAACCCAGCATCGCATCGCCTGGCGATTCATTGTTGAGCGAGCTCCTTGGTGGGGAGGCTGGTGGGAACGGCTCATACGAACTGTAAAGGAAGCCCTAAGACGCTGCCTTGGGAGAAAGCGCCTCACCTTTGAGCAGTTAACTACGACACTCTGTGAAGTAGAAGCCATCGTCAACTCCCGCCCACTCACGCATATTGGAGCTGATCCCGGGGAGCTTGAGCCACTTACCCCATCCCACTTTCTGTTAGGGAAACGAGCAGTGGCTTTGCCTGATGAATTCGCTGCCGATGCATCACGCCAGAACGACCTGCGGCTCAGTTTTCGTGTCATTCATCAGGCAAGGAAGCAGTTCTGGAAGCGCTGGACGCGCGAATACCTCCTTCAGCTGCGGTCAGCGCACGCAACCTCCTCACCAGCAGTGTCCGGGACGCAACTGAGGGAAGGCGACGTCGTGCAAGTGCAAGAAGACCATCTCCGTCCATCATTTTGGAAGTTGGCTCGCGTGTCAAGCGTCATACGAGGGCGAGACGGCGTCGTACGGGCGTGCTCGCTGCGCCTGGCCAACGGGTCATCAATCGTCCGACCCGTCCAAAGGCTTTGTCGCCTCGAAGTTGACGCGCCCCAAGTCCCGGCGCGGGATGATGTTGCATAA